A region from the Arachis ipaensis cultivar K30076 chromosome B01, Araip1.1, whole genome shotgun sequence genome encodes:
- the LOC107637260 gene encoding polyadenylate-binding protein RBP45: MMQPGPGMAPPPSMAQQPNQQYQQQQPYMMMPPQAQPPQMWAPSAQAPTQSVPPSQPVQPASADEVRTLWIGDLQYWMDENYLYTCFAHTGEMASVKVIRNKQTSQSEGYGFIEFTSRAAAERILQTFNGTIMPNGGQNFRLNWATFSAGERRHDDSPDYTIFVGDLAADVTDYHLQETFRGRYSSVKGAKVVIDRLTGRTKGYGFVRFADESEQVRAMTEMQGVLCSTRPMRIGPASNKNPTTQSNKASYQNPQGAQNENDPNNTTIFVGNLDANVTDDHLRQVFGHYGELVHVKIPSGKRCGFVQFADRSCAEEALRVLNGTLLGGQNVRLSWGRSPSNKQTQADPNQWNGSGYYGYAQGYENYGYAPAGQDPNMYGSYPGYANYQPPQQQQQQMGYS; encoded by the exons ATGATGCAGCCCGGACCTGGCATGGCTCCTCCACCCAGCATGGCCCAGCAGCCCAACCAGCAGTACCAGCAGCAGCAGCCATACATGATGATGCCTCCGCAGGCCCAGCCACCACAGATGTGGGCCCCCTCCGCCCAGGCTCCGACACAGTCCGTGCCTCCTTCCCAGCCCGTTCAGCCCGCCAGTGCCGATGAGGTCCGAACCCTGTGGATCGGTGATTTGCAGTACTGGATGGATGAGAACTACCTCTACACCTGTTTTGCTCACACTGGCGAG ATGGCATCTGTTAAAGTAATTAGGAATAAGCAAACTAGTCAATCCGAGGGTTATGGGTTTATTGAGTTTACAAGCCGTGCTGCTGCTGAGAGAATACTACAAACATTCAATGGCACCATTATGCCAAATGGCGGGCAGAATTTCAGGTTGAACTGGGCAACCTTTAGCGCTGGTGAGAGGCGTCATGACGATAGTCCAGATTACACTATATTTGTTGGAGATTTGGCTGCAGATGTTACGGACTACCACCTTCAGGAGACATTTAGGGGTAGATACTCCTCGGTTAAGGGGGCTAAAGTTGTAATTGACAGGCTTACTGGGCGGACAAAGGGCTACGGTTTTGTTAGGTTTGCAGATGAGAGTGAGCAAGTTAGAGCTATGACGGAAATGCAGGGCGTTCTTTGTTCAACAAGACCCATGAGGATTGGACCAGCATCTAATAAAAACCCAACCACACAATCCAACAAAG CTTCATACCAGAATCCTCAAGGGGCACAGAACGAGAATGATCCAAATAATACAACT ATTTTTGTTGGCAATTTGGATGCAAATGTTACAGATGATCACCTGCGACAAGTCTTTGGGCATTATGGAGAGTTAGTTCATGTGAAGATTCCATCCGGCAAGAGATGTGGGTTTGTGCAATTTGCTGACAG GAGTTGTGCTGAAGAGGCACTGAGAGTGTTGAATGGAACACTTTTAGGTGGCCAAAATGTTAGGCTTTCATGGGGACGGAGTCCTTCAAACAAACAG ACTCAGGCCGACCCAAACCAGTGGAATGGTAGTGGATATTATGGATATGCACAGGGCTATGAAAATTATGGTTATGCTCCCGCTGGGCAGGACCCCAACATGTATGGAAGCTATCCAGGGTATGCAAATTACCAACCTcctcagcagcagcagcaacaaatGGGATATAGTTAA